Below is a window of Sulfitobacter sp. BSw21498 DNA.
TGGGTATTCGCGCGCCCTCAGTATCGGCGCGCAATATTCGCTTTGGCCGGGCTTGGGCTTTCGCTGGCTCGATGCGCTACAAACAAGGATGCCCGAGCTTAGTGTGCATGGCGAGGTTGGCATGCCAGACCGCATCACACGATTTCTTGTTGAGGGCGTGGTTCAGGCAGCACTCTTATACACGCCCCAGCTTCGGCCCGGCCTGATCGTTGAACCGGCATTGGACGATGAGTTGATCCTTGTTGCCTCTTATCCCAACGCGACACTGGAAAACCTTGACGGGTATGTTGCCGTGGATTGGGGACCAGAGTTCACCCACGCGCTTGCGATTGCTCTCCCTCATCTTACGGATTCTGGCCAATCACTGGCGTTGGGTGCCTTGGCGATGGAGTATATCGTCAACCGGCATGCGGCTGGTTTCTTGCCCGCCAGATCGGTCAGGCGCTATTTGAACGAAGAAAAGCTTTACATTGTGGCGGACGCGCCACGGTTTCATTACCCTTCTTGGATCGTTTGGCGCGAGGACATTGATGCTGATCTAGCCGAGTTGGCCCGCACGACATTGAAGGCCGTCGTGCATGCGGCTGAAAAAGATCAGGAATATCTCGTAGACGAATTATCCGCCATGGAGGATTATGAACCGGTGCTACCTCCCCAAATTACAAACGACTAATTATCGTTTTATGTATAACTAAATTGAATTATCCTCACCTTAACTGTGGCGTTAAACCCTGATCCAGCAGAGATGCTTTCGGACCATTCCCGGTTCGGATCACTTCTTTTGGGGAAGGATTGACCCATGAACACTCTCGCAAAATTTGCCACAGTTTCCACTCTGGCGCTGATCATTGCTGCACCTGTATCAGCCCAAAGCACATTGACCGGCGTAACCGGTTTGAATGACCAAATCGACGATATCACAACCGAAGTCGAGCGCGACCAGCGTCGCGGTCAAGACGCGGATCGCTTTGGCGCAAATGGCGTGGCCCAAGGCTGGCGCGGTTCGTTTGCGCTCTCTGCGTCCGGTACATCCGGCAACACCGACAACGGTGAATTGGCAGGCGCTGGCCGGCTGACCTACGGTATTGGCGACTGGAACCACCTTGTCGGGTTCGCCGTGGAATACGGCGAAGCCAATGGCATTAAGAACGAAGAAAAGTTCTTTGGCACATATGAAGCCAGCCGTTACTTCACACCGGAATTCTACATGTTCGGGATTGGCCGCTTCCAGTATGATGGCCTGCTAACCGACAACACCGGCGCGATTATCCCCGGCACAGAAACCGATGCCTTCCTTGGCTTTGGCCCCGGCTACCGGGTCTTGAACGAACCTGACCACACATGGCGTGTCCAAGCAGGCCCCGGTGCGCGTTACTACAAAGACGCAGCTGGCGTATCTGATACTGAATTCGGATTTATTGTGTCTTCGCGCTATTTCTACGCTTTGACAGATACGGTTTCTTTCACCAATGACACCGACATTCTTGGATCGGATGCAAACACGATCTTCTCGAACGATGCAGGCATCAACTACAAGATGTCGAACAATCTGTCGACACGCGTGAGCTATCGCACAGACTACAACACCGACCCGTCTGCCGGTCTCAAATCGACCGACAATACCCTGGGCGTTTCGCTGGTCCTGGGCTTCTAAAACCAGGCTAGACCTTCGGTAGGTTTCACCTCGTACTACCGAAGGGTGCTTTGACCAGAGAATGGGGGAACCCTTTCTCTGGTCTATTTCAGGCTGTTGCGAAATCCTGTCAAACAGGCACGAGCACGCACATGTTATACCGCTTATCAGACGCCCTTCACCCGCAGGCGCAGCGCGCGGATACCCGGCAACAGAACCAGCAAGACCGCAACGATCAGAAGCCCCAATGTCATCGGACGCTCCCAAATGAAAGATAGCCCGCCATAAAGCTGCATTGAACGGGCAAAATTGTCTTCCATCATGCCGCCCAGGATAAAGCCGATGAGCAAGGGTGGCAGCGGAAAATTCGCGAATTTCAGCGCAATGCCGCAGACCCCAAAGGCGACCAGCAGCAGCAATTCGGTAGCGTTGTTTTGGCCTATATACGCGCCCATCAAAGTGAAAAACAAAATGAACGGGATCAGATAATTGCGCGGGATTGCGAGGACCTTGGCGATATAGGGGATCAGCGGCAGGTTCAGGATCAACAAGACGAAATTACCGATGAACATGGACATGATGACAGCCCAGAAAATCTGCGGCTCGTCGATCATAAGGCGTGGCCCCGGTGTGACGTTCAGCGCGATCAACGCACCCAGCAGAATGGCCGTCGTGCCAGACCCCGGGATACCAAGCGTAAGCAATGGCACGAACGATCCGGTACACGCGGCGTTGTTGGCGGTTTCGGGTGCAGCAAGACCTTTGATCGACCCTTTGCCGAATTCGTCCTGCTCGTGTTTTGGCGCGATATTACGCTCGACGGCGTAGCCCAAGAACGAAGCGATCGTCGCCCCAGCCCCTGGCAGAACACCGATGAAAAACCCCTGAACGGATTGGCGACCGATGACAGGTGCTATGGCGCGCGCCTCTGCGCGGGTAATGCGCAAATCTTTGATTTCGCCACCGCTGTCGCCCATGTTCTTAGGCTTGAGTACAAGAAATATCGCTTCTGGCAGGGCAAACATCGCCATCGCCAAGGTGACAAATCCGAACCCCGACTGTAGCTCCATCATGCCGCCGGTAAAGCGGGGCATGTTGAACAACGACCCAAGACCGACGGTTGCCATCATCAGACCCAGCACCGTCATCAGCAACGCTTTGGCGACCTGACCGTTTCCTGCAAAGGCCGCGATGGCCGACAGTCCGACGACCATCAGTCCGAAGTATTCGGCAGAGTGGAACAGCAGCGCGACAGAGCTTAGCATCGGGGCAAAAATCATCAGCAATATAGCACCGACCGTGCCGCCCGCGAAACTGGCGATGGCCGCGATCGTCAGCGCCTTGCCCGCTTTGCCCTGCATCGCCATCGGATAGCCGTCAAAGCTGGAGGCAACGGTCCCTGCGACACCGGGCGCATTAAGCAGGATTGACGATGTCGACCCGCCAAAGATCGCGCCGTAATACACCCCTGCGAGCAGGATCAGCGCAGCGGATGGATCACCCAGTGAAATGGCAATCGGGATCATGATCGCGATGATCGACATCGGCCCGAGACCCGGCAGCATGCCAATGAACGTGCCGATCAGACAGCCGCCAATGACCATCGCAAGGTTTTGGACAGACAGAGCCGTTTGCAGGCCAATCAGTATTCCTTCGAGCATGCGGTCAGTTCCCCAAGAAGAATGGCAATGGGCGCAGAAAAATCCCGAGGATTTCCTGCACTAGATACCAGATGGTCCCCGCCGTCAGCAGCGACACAGGGATCATCACATGCCATCTGCGTTCACCCAAGATGAACGATCCGGCGACCAGAAAGGCGGTGGTTGATCCAAGAAACCCCAACGGGCGCA
It encodes the following:
- a CDS encoding LysR family transcriptional regulator, which gives rise to MDITLIKTFLEVANTGSFVAARDRLFVTQSAISLRIQRLEDSLGHQLFIRSKAGAVLTAEGQQFEPYALSLLKIWEEARQKISIPHGYSRALSIGAQYSLWPGLGFRWLDALQTRMPELSVHGEVGMPDRITRFLVEGVVQAALLYTPQLRPGLIVEPALDDELILVASYPNATLENLDGYVAVDWGPEFTHALAIALPHLTDSGQSLALGALAMEYIVNRHAAGFLPARSVRRYLNEEKLYIVADAPRFHYPSWIVWREDIDADLAELARTTLKAVVHAAEKDQEYLVDELSAMEDYEPVLPPQITND
- a CDS encoding DUF481 domain-containing protein, with protein sequence MNTLAKFATVSTLALIIAAPVSAQSTLTGVTGLNDQIDDITTEVERDQRRGQDADRFGANGVAQGWRGSFALSASGTSGNTDNGELAGAGRLTYGIGDWNHLVGFAVEYGEANGIKNEEKFFGTYEASRYFTPEFYMFGIGRFQYDGLLTDNTGAIIPGTETDAFLGFGPGYRVLNEPDHTWRVQAGPGARYYKDAAGVSDTEFGFIVSSRYFYALTDTVSFTNDTDILGSDANTIFSNDAGINYKMSNNLSTRVSYRTDYNTDPSAGLKSTDNTLGVSLVLGF
- a CDS encoding tripartite tricarboxylate transporter permease, which gives rise to MLEGILIGLQTALSVQNLAMVIGGCLIGTFIGMLPGLGPMSIIAIMIPIAISLGDPSAALILLAGVYYGAIFGGSTSSILLNAPGVAGTVASSFDGYPMAMQGKAGKALTIAAIASFAGGTVGAILLMIFAPMLSSVALLFHSAEYFGLMVVGLSAIAAFAGNGQVAKALLMTVLGLMMATVGLGSLFNMPRFTGGMMELQSGFGFVTLAMAMFALPEAIFLVLKPKNMGDSGGEIKDLRITRAEARAIAPVIGRQSVQGFFIGVLPGAGATIASFLGYAVERNIAPKHEQDEFGKGSIKGLAAPETANNAACTGSFVPLLTLGIPGSGTTAILLGALIALNVTPGPRLMIDEPQIFWAVIMSMFIGNFVLLILNLPLIPYIAKVLAIPRNYLIPFILFFTLMGAYIGQNNATELLLLVAFGVCGIALKFANFPLPPLLIGFILGGMMEDNFARSMQLYGGLSFIWERPMTLGLLIVAVLLVLLPGIRALRLRVKGV